One window of Sinorhizobium numidicum genomic DNA carries:
- a CDS encoding monovalent cation:proton antiporter-2 (CPA2) family protein, with translation METTPILYSQALMLLGGAVLAAPLFKRLGLGTILGYLAAGILIGPVAQRITEGEEILHVSELGVVFLLFIIGLELKPSRLWQMRRDIFGLGTAQVVLTGLALSFLIAFTGLLTGAASIITGFGLALSSTAFAMQILDEGNDANTRYGQRAFSILLLQDLAIVPLLALIPLMAAQAPEDTTTPLEDFAIAITAVAALFAAGRYLLNPLFQIIARTGARDVMIAAALLVVMGAATMMQLAGLSMAMGAFLAGVLLAESSYRHELEADIEPFRGILQALFFMAVGLSLELGVVVENYLLIIVAVPLLMLVKSLILYWLCRAAGSPHNDAVRIGLLLPQGGEFGFVLFTAAAAAGVFSQGTSSLLVAIVTLSMALTPVAAMLSQRLMHEQDEMADEIEEDFEGAGADVLMIGFSRFGQIAAQILLAGGRDVTIIDHSAARVRQAATFGFRIYFGDGNRLDVLRAAGIERAKIVAVCTQKKETTDRIIDLVQAEYPNARLFARSYDRLHTLELRARGIDYELRETFESGLLFGRKTLESLGVGGDEAIAIMDDIRRRDEARLVLQEAEGISAGRDMLHSRPVRPEPLVRPKKEVNHTAETEERILPTLPANGQPRLDETLAKTD, from the coding sequence ATGGAAACGACACCGATCCTCTATTCCCAAGCGCTCATGCTACTCGGCGGCGCCGTGCTTGCAGCGCCGCTCTTCAAGCGCCTGGGGCTCGGGACCATTCTCGGCTATCTCGCCGCCGGCATATTGATCGGGCCGGTCGCCCAGCGGATTACCGAGGGCGAGGAGATCCTGCACGTTTCGGAGCTCGGGGTTGTCTTCCTGCTGTTCATCATCGGCCTTGAATTGAAGCCGTCGCGATTGTGGCAGATGCGGCGCGACATCTTCGGGCTCGGCACCGCACAGGTTGTGCTGACCGGTCTGGCTCTGTCGTTCCTGATTGCGTTCACCGGTCTCCTTACAGGGGCGGCAAGCATCATCACCGGCTTTGGCCTGGCACTCTCGTCGACGGCCTTTGCCATGCAGATCCTCGACGAGGGCAACGATGCCAATACACGCTATGGCCAGCGCGCCTTCTCCATTCTGTTGCTGCAAGATCTGGCGATCGTCCCGCTCCTCGCCCTGATTCCGCTGATGGCGGCGCAGGCGCCGGAGGACACGACCACGCCGCTCGAGGATTTCGCGATCGCGATAACCGCAGTCGCCGCCCTTTTTGCCGCCGGCCGTTATCTGCTCAATCCCCTCTTCCAAATCATTGCCCGCACCGGCGCGCGCGACGTCATGATTGCCGCCGCCCTTCTCGTCGTCATGGGGGCGGCGACGATGATGCAACTGGCCGGCCTGTCGATGGCGATGGGCGCGTTTCTCGCCGGTGTGCTTCTCGCGGAATCGTCCTATCGTCACGAGCTCGAAGCCGATATCGAGCCGTTCCGCGGTATCCTCCAGGCACTGTTCTTCATGGCCGTCGGCCTGTCGCTGGAACTCGGCGTGGTCGTCGAGAACTATCTCCTGATCATCGTTGCAGTGCCGCTGTTGATGCTGGTCAAGAGTCTCATTCTCTATTGGCTTTGCCGGGCAGCCGGCTCTCCCCACAACGACGCCGTCCGGATCGGGCTGCTTCTGCCGCAGGGTGGCGAATTCGGCTTCGTGCTCTTCACCGCCGCGGCTGCGGCCGGGGTCTTCTCGCAAGGCACCTCCTCCCTGCTCGTTGCCATCGTCACGCTCTCCATGGCGCTGACACCCGTGGCGGCAATGCTGTCGCAGCGGCTGATGCACGAGCAGGACGAAATGGCTGACGAAATCGAGGAGGATTTCGAAGGCGCCGGCGCCGACGTGCTGATGATCGGCTTCTCACGTTTCGGCCAGATTGCTGCGCAGATCCTGCTCGCCGGTGGCCGCGACGTGACCATCATCGACCATTCAGCCGCCCGTGTGCGCCAAGCCGCGACGTTCGGGTTCCGCATTTATTTCGGCGACGGCAATCGCCTGGACGTGCTCAGAGCCGCCGGCATCGAACGGGCGAAAATCGTGGCGGTCTGCACGCAGAAAAAGGAAACGACGGACAGGATCATCGACCTCGTCCAGGCCGAATATCCGAATGCGCGCCTATTCGCGCGTTCCTACGATCGGCTGCATACGCTGGAACTGCGGGCCCGGGGCATTGACTACGAGTTGCGCGAGACGTTCGAGTCCGGTCTGCTTTTTGGTCGCAAGACGCTTGAGTCGTTGGGCGTCGGCGGCGACGAAGCGATCGCCATCATGGACGACATCCGCCGCCGCGATGAGGCGCGCCTCGTGCTGCAGGAGGCGGAAGGCATCTCTGCCGGACGCGACATGCTGCATTCAAGGCCGGTCCGGCCGGAACCGCTGGTGAGGCCGAAAAAGGAAGTGAACCACACGGCCGAAACGGAGGAACGAATTCTGCCCACCCTTCCCGCCAATGGCCAACCGCGCCTCGACGAAACATTGGCAAAAACGGATTGA
- a CDS encoding GNAT family N-acetyltransferase, whose protein sequence is MAISIRNAVPEDAATVLRFITELATYEKAGHEVEATVELLEQSLFGPGAVTRAVICEIDGVPAGFAIWFYSFSTWQGRKGLYLEDLYVTPEYRGSGAGKQLLKHLARIAVEEGCGRFEWSVLDWNEPAIRVYEAIGAEPLSEWKRYRLAGTALEALAAD, encoded by the coding sequence ATGGCTATCAGCATTCGCAACGCAGTTCCCGAAGATGCCGCCACGGTCCTGCGCTTCATCACGGAACTTGCCACCTATGAAAAGGCCGGGCATGAAGTCGAAGCGACTGTCGAACTCCTGGAGCAGTCGCTCTTTGGACCCGGCGCCGTTACCCGCGCGGTGATTTGCGAGATCGATGGCGTCCCCGCCGGCTTCGCCATTTGGTTCTATAGTTTTTCCACGTGGCAGGGCCGCAAGGGCCTTTATCTCGAAGATCTTTATGTCACGCCCGAGTACCGTGGTTCCGGAGCGGGCAAGCAGCTTCTGAAGCACTTGGCACGGATCGCCGTCGAAGAAGGTTGCGGCCGGTTCGAATGGAGCGTTCTTGATTGGAACGAGCCTGCTATCCGCGTCTATGAGGCGATCGGTGCCGAGCCCCTGTCGGAATGGAAGCGCTATCGGCTGGCCGGCACGGCGCTTGAAGCTCTCGCCGCCGACTGA
- a CDS encoding pseudouridine synthase — MTSKDKPTRTGGKAKGGEKKLHSGDRKTGAAHAPRGQPPAAAAGTDEPQRISKILSRAGVASRRDVERMIMEGRVKLNGVVLDTPVVNATLADRIEVDGHLIRGIERTRLWLYHKPAGLVTTNADPEGRPTVFDNLPDELPRVLSVGRLDINTEGLLLLTNDGGLARVLELPSTGWLRRYRVRAHGDIDQAALDRLKEGIAVDGVLYGAIEATLDRVQGSNVWITMGLREGKNREIKNVLGALGLDVNRLIRISYGPFQLGDLPEGHVQEIRGRTLRDQLGPRLIEDAKANFDAPLYNDQPAAAEPQAHDEDAPDGSKPERGGWREKPEDKRERALARLDTRRDDGRSREHGERPRGKFEDRPARAPAKRSRTANVWMAPGARPVAEKKAKSAEEDPSAKPVRRERPEGAPKTKRYGRTKDGLATKTSGKFDPDRKDSTAKGAARPDRAPRPSVKRADEGGEWISASEPVRRKDDKGEGGFDRRRSFDAAERKSRDHGERPPRREISERPRGERPARAGGEARAFSGKPQAKRGEQTKRGEGDRPEGRGAGDRPFSDRPRGKPSGGKPAGGKSFGQRSGGPRGGKPGGGPGGGKPGGRSGGGKPRGKGK; from the coding sequence ATGACATCCAAAGACAAGCCCACGCGGACCGGCGGCAAGGCCAAAGGCGGCGAAAAGAAGCTTCATTCCGGCGACAGGAAGACTGGCGCCGCGCATGCGCCCAGGGGGCAGCCGCCGGCGGCTGCGGCCGGTACGGACGAGCCGCAGCGCATCTCGAAAATCCTGTCGCGCGCCGGCGTCGCCTCGCGCCGCGACGTCGAGCGGATGATCATGGAAGGGCGCGTCAAGCTCAACGGCGTGGTGCTCGACACGCCGGTCGTCAATGCGACGCTTGCCGACAGGATCGAGGTCGACGGTCATCTGATCCGCGGGATCGAGCGCACGCGCCTCTGGCTCTATCACAAGCCTGCGGGACTCGTGACCACCAATGCCGATCCGGAAGGCCGCCCGACGGTCTTCGACAACCTGCCCGACGAATTGCCGCGCGTGCTGTCGGTCGGCCGCCTCGACATCAACACCGAGGGCCTCTTGCTGCTGACCAACGACGGTGGTCTCGCCCGCGTGCTCGAACTGCCCTCGACCGGCTGGTTGCGTCGATATCGCGTCCGCGCGCATGGCGATATCGATCAGGCAGCGCTTGATCGGCTGAAGGAGGGTATCGCCGTCGACGGCGTCCTTTACGGCGCGATCGAGGCGACGCTCGATCGCGTACAGGGCTCGAACGTCTGGATAACGATGGGCCTGCGCGAAGGCAAGAACCGCGAGATCAAGAACGTGCTCGGCGCCCTAGGGCTCGACGTCAACCGGTTGATCCGCATCTCCTACGGGCCTTTCCAACTTGGCGACCTGCCGGAAGGTCATGTTCAGGAAATTCGCGGCCGCACGCTCCGGGATCAGCTCGGGCCGCGGCTGATCGAGGATGCGAAGGCGAATTTCGACGCACCGCTTTATAACGACCAACCGGCCGCAGCCGAGCCGCAGGCTCATGACGAGGACGCGCCCGACGGTAGCAAGCCGGAACGCGGCGGATGGCGCGAAAAGCCGGAGGACAAGCGCGAACGTGCGCTTGCTCGCCTTGACACGCGACGCGATGACGGCCGTTCCCGTGAGCATGGCGAACGTCCCCGTGGAAAGTTCGAGGACCGTCCGGCCCGGGCGCCGGCGAAACGCAGCCGCACCGCGAATGTCTGGATGGCGCCCGGCGCCCGCCCCGTCGCCGAGAAGAAGGCGAAATCGGCCGAGGAAGACCCTTCAGCGAAACCCGTTCGCCGCGAACGTCCGGAAGGCGCGCCGAAGACGAAGCGCTACGGCCGTACCAAGGATGGTCTCGCCACGAAAACATCGGGAAAGTTCGATCCCGACCGCAAAGATAGCACGGCCAAGGGCGCCGCCCGTCCGGACCGCGCCCCGCGTCCGTCTGTCAAACGCGCCGATGAGGGTGGGGAATGGATCAGCGCCAGCGAACCGGTCCGCCGCAAGGATGATAAGGGCGAGGGCGGTTTTGACCGGCGCCGGTCCTTCGATGCCGCGGAACGGAAATCCCGGGACCACGGCGAACGCCCGCCCCGTCGGGAAATCAGCGAACGTCCTCGCGGCGAGCGCCCGGCCCGTGCCGGAGGTGAGGCCCGCGCATTTTCCGGAAAACCGCAGGCAAAGCGAGGCGAACAGACGAAGCGGGGCGAAGGAGATCGCCCTGAAGGCCGCGGAGCAGGGGACCGCCCCTTTAGCGACCGGCCGCGCGGGAAACCGTCGGGCGGCAAGCCCGCCGGAGGCAAATCCTTCGGTCAGCGCTCCGGTGGCCCCCGCGGCGGCAAACCCGGTGGTGGCCCCGGTGGTGGCAAGCCCGGCGGTCGCAGCGGTGGTGGCAAGCCCCGGGGCAAGGGGAAGTAA
- a CDS encoding patatin-like phospholipase family protein codes for MEQDISMRSRPATTDEPTVALALGGGGARGLAHIHMIEALDEMGIRPVAIAGSSIGAIMGAGMAAGMTGREIRDHTLSTVGHRGEVLNRLWRLRPNSLSEAVSRGFRFGQFNIERVLKAFLPEAIPARFSDLVIPLKVIVTDYYGEAEHVCERGDLYQAVAASCALPAIFMPVKIDDRIMIDGGIYNPIPFDHLRGLADIVIAVDVVGGPDGDGRTIPSRIDSMFGASQLMMQSIIAMKMKAGAPDILLRPDVGRFRVLDFLRAQELLAATSPAKDQLKHALSERIEQWRRIDL; via the coding sequence ATGGAGCAGGACATATCGATGCGATCAAGACCGGCGACGACCGATGAGCCCACCGTCGCGCTTGCCCTCGGCGGCGGCGGTGCGCGCGGCCTTGCCCATATCCACATGATCGAAGCTCTTGACGAAATGGGCATTCGGCCAGTGGCGATCGCCGGCTCATCGATCGGCGCGATCATGGGCGCTGGCATGGCTGCCGGTATGACCGGTAGGGAGATCCGGGATCACACGCTATCGACGGTCGGGCACCGTGGCGAAGTGCTCAACCGCTTGTGGCGCTTGAGGCCGAACAGCCTTTCCGAGGCCGTCTCGCGCGGCTTCCGCTTCGGGCAGTTCAATATCGAGCGGGTCTTAAAGGCGTTTCTGCCGGAAGCGATCCCCGCCCGCTTTTCCGACCTGGTGATCCCGTTGAAAGTCATAGTGACCGACTATTACGGTGAGGCGGAGCATGTCTGCGAAAGGGGCGATCTGTATCAGGCAGTGGCGGCTTCCTGCGCCTTGCCGGCGATTTTCATGCCGGTGAAGATCGACGACCGCATCATGATCGACGGCGGGATCTATAACCCGATCCCCTTCGATCATCTGCGAGGACTGGCGGATATCGTCATTGCCGTCGATGTCGTCGGCGGCCCGGATGGCGACGGCAGGACTATACCGAGCCGCATCGACAGCATGTTCGGCGCAAGCCAACTGATGATGCAGTCGATCATCGCGATGAAGATGAAGGCCGGCGCACCGGATATTCTGTTGCGCCCCGACGTTGGCCGCTTCCGCGTCCTCGATTTCCTGCGCGCCCAAGAGCTACTCGCCGCCACCAGCCCAGCCAAAGACCAGTTGAAGCATGCGCTCTCGGAGCGGATCGAGCAGTGGCGGCGCATCGACCTTTAG
- a CDS encoding nucleoside deaminase — MAETTRFMDAALEEARKAAARGEVPIGAVVVLDGKIVAAAGNRTRECNDATAHAEIEVIRQASALVGDERLTGADLYVTLEPCTMCAAAISFARIRRLYYGAEDPKGGAVENGVRFYGSPTCHHVPDVYSGLAGREAADILRDFFAARR; from the coding sequence ATGGCGGAAACGACGCGCTTCATGGATGCGGCCCTCGAAGAGGCCAGGAAAGCGGCGGCACGCGGCGAGGTGCCGATCGGCGCCGTCGTGGTGCTCGACGGCAAGATTGTCGCGGCTGCCGGAAACCGCACTCGTGAATGCAACGACGCCACTGCCCATGCCGAGATCGAAGTGATCCGCCAAGCCTCGGCTCTCGTCGGCGACGAGCGGCTGACGGGAGCCGATCTCTACGTCACGCTCGAGCCCTGCACCATGTGCGCGGCGGCCATCTCCTTCGCCCGCATACGCCGGCTTTATTACGGCGCGGAAGATCCGAAAGGCGGGGCCGTGGAGAATGGGGTCAGGTTCTACGGCTCCCCCACCTGCCACCACGTGCCGGACGTCTATTCCGGCCTTGCCGGGCGTGAGGCCGCCGATATTCTTCGCGATTTTTTTGCCGCCAGGCGATGA
- the rsmD gene encoding 16S rRNA (guanine(966)-N(2))-methyltransferase RsmD, protein MRIVGGEFRGRILATPTSNDIRPTTDRTRESLFNILSHTYPEALDGTRVLDLFAGTGAVGLEALSRGCRQALFVEQGVEARGLLRVNIEALGLQGRAKIFRRDATDLGPVGTMEPFHLVFADPPYARGLGERALDAAAAGKWLVTGALAVLEERADVQPRPSEAFELRDVRAFGDTRMHFYRFRGA, encoded by the coding sequence GTGCGCATCGTTGGCGGAGAGTTTCGCGGCCGTATCCTGGCCACGCCCACATCCAACGATATCCGTCCGACGACCGATCGGACACGGGAAAGCCTGTTCAACATTCTGAGCCACACCTATCCGGAAGCGCTCGACGGCACGCGCGTTCTCGATCTTTTTGCCGGCACGGGCGCCGTCGGACTCGAGGCCCTCTCGCGCGGCTGCCGGCAGGCGCTCTTCGTCGAGCAAGGGGTCGAGGCTCGAGGCTTGCTTCGGGTCAATATCGAAGCGCTTGGCCTGCAGGGGCGCGCCAAAATCTTTCGCCGGGATGCGACCGATCTCGGGCCGGTCGGGACGATGGAGCCGTTTCATCTGGTCTTCGCAGATCCGCCGTACGCAAGGGGGCTCGGCGAACGCGCGCTTGATGCGGCTGCTGCCGGAAAATGGCTTGTTACCGGCGCTTTGGCGGTTCTCGAGGAGCGTGCCGACGTGCAGCCTCGGCCGTCCGAGGCATTCGAGCTGCGTGATGTTCGCGCCTTCGGCGACACACGCATGCATTTCTACCGCTTCCGAGGCGCCTGA